Proteins from a genomic interval of Peromyscus leucopus breed LL Stock chromosome 12, UCI_PerLeu_2.1, whole genome shotgun sequence:
- the LOC114700034 gene encoding heterogeneous nuclear ribonucleoproteins C1/C2-like gives MASNVTNKTDPRSMNSRVFIGNLNTLVVKKSDVEAIFSKYGKIVGCSVHKGFAFVQYVNERNARAAVAGEDGRMIAGQVLDINLAAEPKVNRGKAGVKRSAAEMYGSSFDLDYDFQRDYYDRMYSYPARVPPPPPIARAVVPSKRQRVSGNTSRRGKSGFNSKSGQRGSSSKSGKLKGDDLQAIKKELTQIKQKVDSLLESLEKTEKEQSKQAVEMKNEKSEEEQSSASVKKDETNVKMESEAGADDSAEEGDLLDDDDNEDRGDDQLELIKDDEKEAEEGEDDRDSANGEDDS, from the coding sequence ATGGCTAGCAATGTTACCAACAAAACAGACCCTCGATCCATGAATTCCCGTGTATTCATTGGGAATCTCAATACACTTGTGGTCAAGAAGTCTGATGTGGAGGCAATCTTTTCAAAGTATGGCAAAATTGTGGGTTGCTCTGTGCATAAGGGCTTTGCCTTCGTCCAATATGTTAATGAAAGAAATGCCCGAGCTGCTGTAGCTGGAGAGGATGGCAGAATGATTGCTGGCCAGGTTTTAGATATTAATCTGGCTGCAGAGCCAAAAGTGAACCGAGGAAAAGCAGGTGTGAAACGATCTGCAGCGGAGATGTACGGTTCCTCATTTGATTTGGACTATGACTTTCAACGGGATTATTATGACAGGATGTACAGTTACCCAGCAcgtgttcctcctcctcctcctattgcCCGAGCTGTGGTGCCTTCTAAACGCCAGCGCGTTTCTGGAAACACCTCTCGAAGGGGGAAAAGTGGATTCAATTCGAAGAGTGGACAACGGGGATCTTCATCGAAGTCTGGAAAGTTGAAAGGTGATGACCTTCAGGCCATCAAGAAGGAGCTGACTCAGATAAAGCAAAAAGTGGATTCTCTGCTGGAAAGCCTGGAAAAAactgaaaaggaacaaagcaagcaagcagtaGAGATGAAGAATGAAAAGTCAGAAGAAGAGCAGAGCAGTGCCTCTGTGAAAAAAGATGAGACTAATGTGAAGATGGAGTCTGAGGCCGGTGCAGATGACTCTGCTGAGGAGGGTGACCTGCTGGACGATGATGACAATGAAGATCGGGGGGATGACCAGCTGGAGTTGATCAAGGATGATGAaaaagaggctgaggaaggagaggatgaCAGAGACAGCGCCAATGGAGAGGATGACTCTTAA